One part of the Paenibacillus silvisoli genome encodes these proteins:
- a CDS encoding sensor histidine kinase, giving the protein MLKEGQVGIHQQIIAALQNTMNDRTKTIKDILLKIYDDEQLFAYIMSMMDVTDQSESVPLDSYERKNMAYKLEDLLSLDPNINNLIFYNSHSQKAYLYMYDLDYAFFDHTEAILQNIPRLRDSSQESFIIPAHPGGYMASQASKNYFDVASNFYYPSSSLFLGRFIVEFGMDDLQYTINQFGKDMKGYLLVLTRDGEVVFDSSSTYYGRKYPYFEQLRQSSDSVMLAEDSIVRMASSDKDPFIYAAVLPKSALKKQLNIFNNSTYIAAIILLLFIFSVYFLVTSIISKRVNRIVKAMSKTVESNLAYRIPLNNKDNEFEQIAIHFNKMCDSLQDHINKSYVYELQQKIAEMKILENQINPHFLYNSLEAIRARLEIDGNDEGGEMIHSLAALFRASLKADSVVTLAEEIDLCNMYLTIFNARYQNFFHYQIEVEPSIMGYGIIKLILQPLIENYLMHGFDRKRQNNLLTIQGYRDENDLRITIADNGSGIGPDKLNEIRQKLSLSSQSAERGSIGLYNVNERIKLLFGAAYGLEMESSELKGTTIIVRIPCRQPHEIKEAQLEIGNV; this is encoded by the coding sequence TTGCTGAAGGAAGGACAAGTCGGAATCCATCAGCAAATTATCGCGGCACTACAGAATACGATGAACGACCGTACGAAGACGATTAAAGACATCCTGCTCAAAATATACGACGACGAACAGTTATTTGCTTATATCATGAGTATGATGGACGTTACAGACCAATCAGAATCTGTGCCCTTAGACTCCTATGAGAGAAAGAACATGGCTTACAAACTCGAAGACCTATTAAGCCTTGACCCTAACATTAACAACCTCATCTTCTATAACAGCCATTCCCAGAAGGCCTATTTGTACATGTATGATTTGGACTATGCCTTCTTTGACCATACCGAAGCGATCCTGCAAAACATTCCCCGGTTACGGGATTCGTCACAGGAAAGCTTTATTATTCCTGCCCATCCGGGGGGATACATGGCCTCCCAAGCATCCAAGAACTACTTTGACGTCGCCAGTAACTTCTACTACCCAAGCTCCAGCCTCTTTCTTGGTCGTTTCATTGTAGAATTCGGGATGGACGACCTGCAATATACCATCAACCAGTTTGGCAAAGACATGAAAGGCTATCTGCTTGTGTTAACGAGGGATGGAGAGGTTGTGTTCGACTCGTCTTCGACCTATTATGGGCGAAAATATCCTTACTTCGAGCAGCTCCGCCAATCGTCGGATTCCGTGATGTTGGCCGAGGACAGCATTGTCAGAATGGCCAGCTCCGATAAAGACCCTTTTATCTATGCTGCCGTATTGCCCAAGTCAGCATTGAAGAAGCAGCTGAATATTTTTAACAACTCCACTTATATCGCAGCCATTATTCTGTTGCTCTTCATCTTCTCGGTTTATTTTCTTGTGACTAGCATAATATCCAAGCGGGTTAACCGGATCGTCAAAGCAATGAGCAAGACGGTAGAAAGCAATTTGGCTTACCGGATCCCTTTAAACAATAAAGATAATGAATTCGAACAAATCGCCATCCATTTCAACAAAATGTGCGACAGCCTGCAAGACCATATTAATAAGTCTTACGTCTACGAGCTGCAGCAAAAAATCGCGGAGATGAAAATTCTCGAGAACCAGATCAATCCGCATTTCTTGTACAATTCGTTAGAAGCGATACGAGCAAGACTGGAGATCGACGGGAATGACGAAGGCGGAGAAATGATTCATTCGCTCGCTGCTCTCTTCCGGGCATCGCTCAAAGCAGATTCGGTCGTCACTTTAGCTGAAGAAATTGACTTATGCAACATGTACCTCACAATATTCAATGCGAGATATCAAAACTTCTTTCACTACCAGATCGAAGTCGAACCGTCGATTATGGGGTATGGCATCATTAAATTGATTCTCCAGCCGCTTATCGAGAACTATCTCATGCACGGCTTTGACCGTAAGCGTCAGAACAACCTGCTTACGATTCAGGGGTATAGGGATGAGAATGATCTGCGTATCACAATAGCCGACAACGGAAGTGGCATTGGACCGGATAAATTGAACGAAATCAGGCAGAAACTGAGCCTCTCTTCACAATCTGCCGAAAGAGGAAGCATAGGTTTGTACAACGTTAACGAGCGGATTAAGCTTTTGTTCGGTGCAGCCTACGGATTGGAAATGGAGAGCTCCGAGCTCAAAGGAACGACGATTATCGTTCGAATCCCTTGCAGACAACCCCATGAAATCAAAGAGGCCCAGCTCGAGATTGGCAACGTATAA
- a CDS encoding creatininase family protein, with protein sequence MDKVLWSELLPYEFKSRQTDTPIVYLPLGLCEPHGQIAAFGLDTIKAEWLCEQAAKTVGGIVAPSLGYHIHEAGFHARWLEESVGQHNAHMTGMPPHVMLYFFLYQLRAFANSGFKCVIVISGHSGGNQIDYRRAASYFQEHTGVRVWIVSDPELVEGQFQGDHAGRYEISQLMYVRPELVDYTKLSLSTVPGAGGALAIGEDVMEASIELGERIMHACLDQVVTEVRAMKIAAELNSEIDSNAITYEAVEKMWQRIWSERLDWVTSKPWPEQQRVSPNSQWKPYEHAMLEIEQEGE encoded by the coding sequence ATGGATAAAGTGCTGTGGTCGGAGCTGCTGCCGTACGAATTTAAATCCCGTCAAACCGATACCCCAATTGTCTATTTACCGCTTGGTTTATGCGAACCGCACGGTCAGATAGCTGCTTTCGGACTCGATACGATAAAGGCTGAATGGCTCTGCGAACAAGCGGCGAAGACAGTCGGGGGCATTGTCGCACCTTCTCTAGGGTACCACATCCATGAAGCGGGCTTTCATGCCAGATGGCTGGAGGAGAGTGTAGGACAGCATAATGCGCACATGACGGGGATGCCGCCGCATGTGATGCTGTACTTTTTCCTATACCAGCTTCGAGCATTCGCGAATTCCGGATTCAAATGCGTCATTGTAATATCGGGACATAGCGGAGGGAATCAAATCGATTATCGCAGAGCGGCTTCGTATTTTCAGGAACATACAGGTGTCAGAGTATGGATTGTTAGTGATCCAGAACTGGTAGAGGGGCAGTTCCAAGGCGATCACGCCGGCAGGTACGAAATCTCGCAGCTCATGTATGTGCGGCCGGAGCTGGTTGACTATACGAAACTATCGCTATCTACGGTCCCGGGGGCAGGTGGTGCTCTTGCTATCGGGGAAGATGTTATGGAAGCCTCCATCGAATTAGGCGAGCGTATCATGCATGCTTGTCTTGACCAAGTCGTAACAGAAGTACGAGCGATGAAGATCGCCGCAGAGCTTAACAGCGAAATCGACAGCAACGCAATCACCTATGAGGCGGTCGAAAAGATGTGGCAAAGGATTTGGAGCGAGCGACTAGATTGGGTGACGTCAAAGCCTTGGCCGGAGCAGCAGCGCGTGTCGCCGAATTCACAATGGAAACCTTACGAACATGCGATGCTTGAAATCGAGCAGGAAGGAGAATGA
- a CDS encoding GerAB/ArcD/ProY family transporter produces MIHLEKLSIKQLFWLVVLTQVGVHVLTIPFEESKHSGYDSWMSVLIGGVMAQAVILITYQLGKRYEDRPLPKYMSAITGKLLGAVLNVVLALYFAESSLMVVVSYADILRRWVLFTTPWSVIVGVTFAIAAYIATSSLRSIATITQTIVFMFLFCFAIVVISGLGRGDLRNFMPLGTHGIGPIVKDALPAFWAYAGYELLLYVFPFVKCRKKKDILITVSVANGFTTFFYVLLSFIATYSFSESQLKSVPEPMIFILRQFRWPTVQNLDILFMTIWLSVTTVTVYVYLFMAARYLAFVRGKEIRNHPFLVWIVAFACFSIGIWVSDRQRLSRFIHYHDTVSILIIAGIPAFLLLVSLVRKRVVLR; encoded by the coding sequence ATGATCCATTTAGAGAAGCTGTCTATTAAACAGCTTTTTTGGCTTGTTGTATTGACTCAGGTCGGCGTTCATGTGTTGACGATCCCATTCGAAGAATCCAAACATTCGGGTTACGACTCATGGATGTCCGTATTAATTGGGGGAGTGATGGCTCAAGCGGTCATCCTGATAACGTATCAGCTTGGTAAAAGATATGAGGATCGACCGTTGCCCAAATATATGTCCGCGATCACGGGTAAGCTGCTCGGAGCGGTCCTAAATGTTGTGCTTGCACTTTACTTCGCGGAGTCCAGTCTTATGGTTGTTGTCTCTTACGCGGACATCCTAAGACGCTGGGTGCTATTTACAACACCCTGGTCCGTAATAGTTGGGGTAACATTTGCAATCGCTGCGTACATCGCTACTTCTTCGTTACGATCCATTGCTACAATCACCCAGACGATTGTGTTCATGTTCCTATTTTGCTTCGCAATTGTGGTTATCAGTGGATTGGGGAGAGGCGACTTGCGTAATTTCATGCCGCTCGGCACTCACGGGATTGGACCGATTGTTAAGGATGCTCTTCCCGCATTTTGGGCGTACGCTGGATATGAGCTGCTTCTGTATGTCTTTCCATTCGTAAAATGTCGTAAGAAGAAAGATATCTTGATTACAGTGTCCGTCGCCAATGGATTTACGACCTTTTTTTATGTGTTGTTATCGTTCATTGCGACGTACAGCTTCAGCGAAAGTCAATTGAAATCCGTTCCCGAGCCGATGATATTCATTCTTCGTCAATTCAGATGGCCAACCGTACAAAATCTCGATATTCTATTCATGACCATTTGGCTTTCTGTGACTACGGTAACAGTGTATGTTTATTTGTTTATGGCCGCGCGATATTTGGCTTTCGTACGAGGTAAAGAAATTCGCAACCATCCGTTTCTCGTTTGGATTGTGGCATTCGCCTGCTTCTCGATCGGGATCTGGGTCTCTGACCGGCAAAGGCTATCCCGTTTTATACATTATCATGATACGGTCTCGATCTTGATCATTGCCGGTATACCTGCTTTTTTACTTCTCGTTTCTCTGGTGCGTAAAAGGGTGGTGTTAAGATGA
- a CDS encoding MocE family 2Fe-2S type ferredoxin: MQQEWIEVCKAGEIDEEDVIRFDHGSQSLAIYRSETDQYFATEGFCTHEKVHLSDGLVMGSIIECPKHNGRFDYTTGIAKKTPACEALKTFPVKVENGAVFVSLG; encoded by the coding sequence ATGCAGCAGGAATGGATTGAAGTATGCAAAGCAGGAGAGATCGATGAAGAAGACGTGATTCGATTCGATCATGGATCACAATCCTTAGCTATCTATCGTTCTGAGACGGATCAATATTTCGCGACTGAAGGCTTTTGCACGCATGAGAAGGTCCATTTGTCCGACGGGCTCGTTATGGGCAGCATCATTGAGTGTCCGAAACATAATGGGAGATTCGATTACACCACTGGCATTGCGAAGAAAACACCGGCTTGCGAGGCATTAAAGACGTTCCCCGTTAAAGTGGAGAACGGTGCTGTTTTCGTAAGCCTCGGTTAA
- a CDS encoding fatty acid desaturase family protein: MGDTQKRRDYRLTGPENMRAQERGLASAEWYASPIPRKRMKELMKRRNWPAIRDTIIWISLLVGSGIVAYLSWGTWWAIPAFLVYGILYSSPGDSRWHECGHGTAFKTPWMNEVVYQFASFLVLRPATPWRWSHTRHHTDTYIVGRDPEIAQPRPPVWRVILMEIVHLYGGKKDMTRMFLHAIGKIDKEEKEYIPQSEYRKTFWESRVYVLIFVAVIVACIYTSSILPAMFVVLPSFYGAVLMLTFGLCQHLGLHEDVVDHRLNTRTIYMNPIFRFLYWNMNYHIEHHMFPMVPYHALPHLHAEMKGDCPDPCLSTWSALKEVVWALLKQRKNPNYTILRKLPPTAQPYRYEPLQSTEGGMNYAAGMD, encoded by the coding sequence TTGGGAGATACACAGAAAAGACGTGATTACCGACTCACGGGACCTGAGAACATGCGGGCACAGGAACGAGGACTCGCTTCTGCAGAGTGGTATGCAAGCCCTATTCCTCGGAAGCGGATGAAAGAGCTCATGAAGCGTCGGAATTGGCCAGCTATTCGGGATACGATCATTTGGATTTCACTTCTGGTCGGATCGGGCATTGTCGCCTATTTATCCTGGGGAACATGGTGGGCAATTCCTGCATTCCTGGTTTATGGGATCTTGTACTCATCTCCAGGAGATTCAAGATGGCATGAATGCGGACATGGAACAGCATTTAAGACGCCATGGATGAATGAAGTTGTTTATCAATTCGCATCGTTCTTGGTGTTAAGACCGGCAACGCCTTGGCGCTGGAGTCATACGCGCCACCATACGGATACTTACATCGTTGGCAGGGATCCTGAGATTGCTCAGCCACGGCCGCCGGTCTGGCGCGTTATCCTGATGGAGATCGTTCATTTGTATGGCGGAAAAAAAGACATGACACGGATGTTCCTGCATGCGATAGGAAAGATCGACAAGGAAGAGAAGGAATACATTCCGCAATCCGAATATCGCAAAACATTCTGGGAATCACGTGTTTATGTGCTGATATTCGTTGCCGTGATTGTTGCTTGCATCTATACGTCAAGCATCTTGCCTGCTATGTTCGTCGTCTTACCTTCATTCTATGGCGCGGTTCTCATGCTCACGTTCGGGCTTTGCCAGCATCTGGGTCTGCACGAAGATGTCGTCGATCATCGGCTGAACACGAGAACGATCTATATGAATCCGATCTTCCGCTTCTTGTACTGGAACATGAACTACCATATCGAGCATCATATGTTCCCAATGGTTCCCTATCATGCACTGCCGCATTTGCACGCGGAAATGAAGGGCGATTGTCCGGACCCATGTCTAAGCACTTGGTCAGCCTTGAAAGAAGTGGTTTGGGCATTATTGAAGCAGCGTAAAAACCCTAATTATACGATCCTTCGTAAACTGCCGCCAACAGCGCAGCCATACCGGTATGAACCGCTTCAATCGACAGAAGGAGGAATGAATTATGCAGCAGGAATGGATTGA
- a CDS encoding aldo/keto reductase translates to MQFASFAGSTEQVSRIGFGAMGLGGTLGTFNEQDLIRSLVHSLDKGVTFIDTARAYGDSERLVGKALKEWKGEKPFLASKIASKYPGGVGWGTAVPVEIAFPKGWLRESTETSLRELGVDTIDLMQLHQYWPQWSKQDYWMEELHRLKEEGKIRYIGVSLPDQRHDIALPLVQSGTVDAIQTVFNIFDPLPLDCLIPFCQDNQVAFIARCVMDEGGLSGFLTEETQFEEGDYRKSFFDYVPRSMYIERVNRLRKFVPQYADSLAELAIKYVLKHPGVTTALVSMHVPQYADQNIAALDKEPLPDDVFEELFRHHRWVRNFYDTKFW, encoded by the coding sequence ATGCAATTCGCTTCTTTCGCAGGTTCGACTGAACAAGTATCGAGAATCGGCTTTGGCGCAATGGGCCTTGGAGGAACGCTTGGTACGTTTAACGAGCAAGACCTCATACGCTCGCTTGTTCACAGCTTGGATAAAGGCGTTACGTTTATTGATACGGCTCGGGCATATGGCGATTCCGAGCGACTCGTAGGCAAAGCGCTTAAGGAATGGAAAGGCGAGAAGCCGTTTCTTGCAAGCAAGATCGCTTCGAAGTACCCCGGCGGCGTAGGCTGGGGGACGGCTGTACCTGTGGAAATTGCCTTTCCGAAAGGCTGGCTAAGGGAAAGCACGGAAACTTCCTTGCGCGAACTGGGTGTCGATACGATCGACCTGATGCAGCTGCATCAATATTGGCCGCAGTGGAGTAAACAGGATTATTGGATGGAAGAACTCCACCGACTGAAAGAGGAGGGCAAAATCCGCTATATCGGAGTCTCCCTTCCCGATCAAAGACATGACATCGCCCTTCCGCTTGTTCAAAGCGGAACCGTTGATGCGATACAAACGGTGTTCAATATCTTCGATCCGCTGCCGCTTGATTGCCTCATTCCTTTCTGCCAAGACAATCAAGTCGCTTTTATTGCCCGCTGCGTCATGGATGAAGGAGGCCTAAGCGGATTCTTAACCGAAGAAACGCAATTCGAAGAGGGCGATTATCGTAAGTCGTTCTTCGATTACGTACCGCGCAGCATGTATATCGAACGGGTTAACCGGCTCCGCAAATTCGTACCGCAGTATGCAGACAGCCTGGCCGAGCTTGCCATCAAATATGTGCTCAAACATCCGGGAGTCACGACGGCCCTAGTCTCGATGCATGTTCCGCAATACGCGGATCAGAACATCGCTGCACTGGACAAGGAACCGTTGCCGGACGACGTGTTCGAAGAGCTCTTCCGACATCACCGCTGGGTTCGCAATTTCTATGACACGAAGTTCTGGTAA
- a CDS encoding NAD(P)/FAD-dependent oxidoreductase, whose protein sequence is MITNAIVIVGAGEAGARAAIELREAGWAGGIILIGKERLAPYERPPLSKEVMVRSDEPAPAWILNEDRIREYRIELVTDSEVTAIARDSKKVHLSDGREFCYDKLLLATGANPRKLQLEGSDTSGVLHLRTFAEALAIRSRLYANQRIVVIGGGFIGLEVASSAIERECDVTVLEVGLRILMRGVPREIADVIEARHREAGVRFKLGTGLERIEKIGEAYRITLADGSVMECETLIAGIGAVPEIGLAAACGLEIDNGIAVDQQLRTSDPNIYAAGDCCSFPHQLYDGQRIRLEAWRNAQDQGIVAARNLAGGEEAYSAVPWFWSDQYDLTLQVAGLPDRGVTKVERRMTDGIGRLFFHLSEDGTLLAASGIGSASLSKDIRIAEMLIERQAKPDPDLLADQAFKLKSLLNM, encoded by the coding sequence ATGATAACCAATGCGATCGTGATCGTAGGCGCGGGTGAGGCTGGGGCGAGAGCGGCAATCGAGCTTCGCGAGGCAGGCTGGGCAGGAGGAATTATACTGATTGGGAAAGAAAGGCTAGCCCCATATGAAAGACCTCCGCTGTCGAAGGAAGTTATGGTGAGAAGCGATGAGCCGGCCCCGGCATGGATACTGAATGAAGATCGGATACGCGAATACCGAATCGAACTTGTGACGGACAGCGAAGTAACCGCGATCGCTCGTGATTCGAAGAAAGTACATTTATCAGATGGCAGGGAGTTTTGTTACGATAAGCTGCTGCTTGCCACAGGAGCAAATCCTCGCAAGCTGCAGCTTGAAGGCTCGGACACATCAGGTGTATTGCATCTGCGAACATTTGCGGAAGCGCTTGCGATTCGTTCCAGACTGTATGCCAATCAAAGAATCGTCGTGATCGGCGGCGGTTTTATCGGACTTGAGGTCGCATCAAGCGCTATAGAGCGGGAATGCGACGTCACCGTACTCGAAGTCGGACTGCGAATCCTCATGCGGGGCGTACCACGGGAAATAGCGGATGTGATCGAAGCGCGTCACCGTGAGGCAGGTGTCCGATTTAAGCTTGGAACAGGCTTAGAGCGGATCGAAAAGATCGGCGAAGCTTATCGAATCACCCTTGCCGATGGCTCGGTCATGGAGTGCGAGACCCTTATCGCGGGGATCGGCGCCGTACCGGAAATTGGCCTTGCGGCAGCTTGCGGGCTTGAGATCGACAACGGTATCGCGGTAGACCAGCAGCTTCGAACAAGTGATCCGAACATATACGCTGCCGGAGATTGTTGCTCTTTCCCGCATCAGCTCTACGATGGGCAGCGTATTCGGTTGGAAGCATGGCGTAATGCACAGGACCAAGGAATCGTCGCAGCAAGGAATCTCGCGGGAGGAGAAGAAGCATACTCCGCCGTGCCTTGGTTCTGGTCCGATCAATACGATCTCACGCTGCAGGTTGCAGGGTTACCCGACCGAGGCGTCACGAAGGTCGAGCGCCGAATGACAGACGGCATAGGCAGATTGTTTTTCCATTTGAGTGAAGACGGGACATTGCTTGCGGCAAGCGGTATAGGCAGTGCCAGCCTCTCAAAGGATATTCGGATTGCCGAGATGTTGATCGAACGGCAAGCAAAGCCTGATCCGGATTTATTAGCGGACCAAGCGTTCAAACTCAAGTCACTTCTTAACATGTAG
- a CDS encoding Ger(x)C family spore germination protein: MKKAAIVLLSLLLLTGCWDRLPLRDLHLVNYAGIDLDEKSGDILVNFVVSNLGKSGQGGGELSSKVTALKGKSVSEAFEQGSYIDRGPFYGIDTGIYFLSEKFALNDPVGQLDFLLHTRYSAINCPVIVIEGSLSKFLNDTSINAHELFAFISHLGTNKIVNNVALVHFLLSEEEPLEDIVLPMIKQEGSRVMLKGALLFQQGKSTGAKLNKKQVRMLMLLSGTSLGMHRLTTKLTESIEGRQPHTGQLNGIDYAFSTKKVISKISVQPEPGELPNVRLKVRMKIIIFELGKGVHPIKSDYANKMEKELEKHLEEEAAATIEKLQKANCDALGIGKQIRAYHPNIWKSLKWRNDYPRLSIQPVFDVQIINANE; encoded by the coding sequence ATGAAAAAAGCGGCCATCGTATTATTGTCGTTGCTGCTGCTCACAGGTTGTTGGGATAGGCTGCCGCTTCGTGATCTTCACTTGGTGAACTATGCCGGAATTGACCTCGACGAGAAGAGTGGGGACATCCTTGTAAATTTCGTTGTCAGCAATCTTGGGAAATCCGGACAAGGAGGAGGAGAATTGTCCTCGAAGGTGACTGCACTCAAAGGGAAAAGTGTGTCCGAAGCGTTCGAACAAGGAAGCTACATCGATCGTGGTCCTTTCTATGGGATTGATACGGGAATATATTTTCTAAGCGAAAAGTTCGCTTTGAATGATCCTGTCGGACAGCTTGATTTTTTGCTTCACACACGTTATTCCGCAATTAACTGTCCTGTTATCGTGATTGAAGGGAGTCTATCAAAATTTTTAAATGATACATCAATAAATGCACATGAACTGTTTGCTTTTATTTCACATTTGGGGACAAATAAAATAGTGAACAATGTTGCCTTGGTGCATTTCCTTTTATCCGAAGAAGAACCATTAGAAGATATCGTTTTGCCTATGATTAAGCAAGAGGGGTCCCGAGTAATGTTGAAAGGTGCCTTATTATTCCAACAAGGTAAGAGTACGGGGGCTAAGCTTAACAAAAAACAAGTACGTATGTTAATGTTGTTATCCGGGACTTCCCTGGGAATGCATAGGCTTACCACTAAATTAACGGAATCAATTGAGGGACGACAACCGCATACGGGGCAATTGAACGGTATTGATTATGCGTTTTCTACCAAGAAAGTGATTTCTAAGATTTCCGTCCAGCCTGAACCCGGCGAATTGCCGAATGTCAGGCTCAAAGTTCGAATGAAAATTATTATATTCGAGCTAGGTAAAGGCGTTCACCCGATCAAATCCGATTATGCGAATAAAATGGAAAAGGAACTGGAAAAACACCTGGAAGAAGAGGCGGCGGCAACGATTGAGAAGCTGCAAAAAGCGAATTGTGATGCGCTGGGCATCGGAAAGCAAATTAGGGCTTATCATCCTAATATTTGGAAGTCTTTGAAATGGCGCAATGACTATCCGCGACTATCGATTCAGCCGGTTTTCGACGTGCAGATCATTAATGCGAACGAATAA
- a CDS encoding helix-turn-helix domain-containing protein — MEQLKEIYFPPYITLAHMFHAPDQWSLQPRVLKQYQLQYVLEGEAEYEIEGNLYHTTKGDLLFHAPGEVHRVATKTRKPYVCISVVFHFGETAYPVEQLIGFLTKKTDRPHDMGNFAGHPLENKLSELIHQYKQPGFFAQQQAQQLLMNILLLLGNGKNGRREASPIQDSAGKAKLILLRNYIDSRLREGFQHKELEELSGWSRNYIISQFKRTFGMSPIQYLVWARLEKAKELALQSGYSFSQIAEEVGYSNIHSLGKAFKQKTGMSMSQFVGTLFKDTPDR; from the coding sequence ATGGAACAGCTCAAGGAAATCTATTTCCCGCCATACATCACCCTTGCCCATATGTTTCATGCACCGGATCAATGGTCACTGCAGCCTAGAGTTCTGAAACAGTACCAGCTTCAATATGTCCTTGAAGGTGAAGCTGAGTATGAAATCGAGGGGAACCTCTATCATACGACGAAAGGCGATTTACTGTTTCATGCTCCGGGGGAGGTCCATCGTGTGGCAACGAAGACAAGAAAACCATACGTGTGCATTTCCGTTGTTTTTCACTTCGGAGAAACAGCTTATCCCGTCGAACAACTTATCGGTTTTCTTACTAAAAAAACCGATCGACCGCATGATATGGGGAATTTTGCAGGGCATCCTCTTGAAAATAAACTTTCCGAGCTCATCCACCAATATAAGCAGCCTGGATTTTTTGCACAGCAGCAAGCGCAGCAGTTGCTCATGAATATTTTGTTGTTACTCGGTAACGGAAAGAACGGTCGGCGAGAAGCAAGCCCCATACAAGATTCAGCAGGTAAAGCAAAGTTAATTCTTCTCCGTAATTATATTGACTCGCGCTTGCGAGAAGGGTTTCAGCATAAGGAGCTTGAAGAGCTGAGCGGTTGGAGCCGAAACTATATTATTTCTCAGTTTAAGAGAACATTCGGCATGTCACCTATCCAATACCTGGTATGGGCGAGGCTCGAGAAAGCAAAGGAGTTAGCTTTGCAATCGGGTTACTCCTTCAGCCAAATCGCTGAAGAGGTTGGCTACTCCAACATCCATAGTCTGGGAAAAGCGTTCAAGCAAAAGACGGGTATGAGTATGAGTCAATTTGTAGGCACCTTGTTTAAGGATACGCCTGATCGCTAG
- a CDS encoding aldose epimerase family protein, which yields MRLVVVPELGAKIVSILYKPTGKEWLANSYPRQLQKVEYGSAFDQADLSGWDECFPSILACRYPVSGSFYGNNVPDHGELWSLPWNAHITTNSIDCSVEGRALPYTFSRRMSFLDERTLRFHYSVENTSTEELAVLWCAHPLFQATEHTEMIFPEGVSEVLCVDGGSRLHTGQVYPWPEGDGSLRYPINRIGPASAMDSRKFYVDGNLEHGRAGIMERDTGECLELLWLPEQLPYFGAWINEGAVMEEPVCALEPCNGFFDDLTTAYENNQLLRIGPGRTAEWQLDVRLSRI from the coding sequence GTGAGGCTTGTCGTCGTCCCCGAGCTCGGCGCGAAAATCGTTTCGATCTTGTACAAGCCGACCGGCAAGGAATGGCTTGCCAATTCTTATCCTCGGCAGTTGCAGAAAGTAGAATACGGCAGTGCCTTCGATCAAGCCGATCTTAGCGGGTGGGATGAATGCTTCCCGTCCATCCTGGCATGCCGCTATCCGGTAAGCGGCTCCTTTTACGGCAATAACGTCCCTGACCATGGAGAGTTGTGGTCGCTTCCTTGGAATGCGCATATAACAACAAACTCCATTGATTGCTCGGTTGAAGGGAGAGCGTTGCCGTATACGTTCTCGCGCCGAATGTCATTTCTAGATGAGCGTACATTAAGATTCCATTATAGCGTGGAGAACACAAGCACCGAGGAATTAGCCGTATTATGGTGCGCGCACCCGCTATTTCAGGCAACGGAGCATACGGAGATGATATTTCCGGAAGGAGTCTCTGAGGTGCTTTGTGTAGATGGCGGAAGCAGGCTGCATACAGGGCAAGTCTATCCTTGGCCGGAAGGAGACGGTAGTCTTCGATACCCGATTAACCGAATTGGTCCTGCTTCAGCGATGGATTCCCGCAAATTTTACGTGGACGGCAATCTAGAGCATGGACGGGCAGGGATTATGGAGCGGGATACCGGTGAATGCCTCGAACTACTCTGGTTACCTGAGCAGCTGCCATACTTCGGGGCATGGATAAACGAGGGTGCTGTGATGGAGGAACCGGTCTGCGCTCTTGAACCGTGCAATGGTTTCTTTGACGATCTTACCACCGCATATGAGAACAACCAGCTGCTTCGCATTGGTCCGGGAAGAACGGCGGAGTGGCAATTGGATGTCCGGCTGTCTCGCATTTAA